A genomic window from Winogradskyella sp. J14-2 includes:
- the alr gene encoding alanine racemase has protein sequence MPKANETVLEIDLGALTHNFNYIKSKLQPNTKFLAVVKAFAYGSDSIVVAKHLEKLNVDYLAVAYAKEGVLLRDAGITTPILVLHPQPINFKTIIERCLEPSIYSIRILDEFIRTAENQSQKDYPIHIKFNTGLNRLGFCKNDVDYIVSELNRTTSIKVKSLFSHLAASEDKNETDFTNHQITLFKSIAEDFKSKLNYSPLLHLCNTSGIINYPKGQLDMVRSGIGLYGFGNSATEDAQLRPIANLKSVISQIHKIEKDETVGYNRAYKAKSVQTTATIPIGHADGITRVYGKEKGFVFINGKKAPIIGNVCMDMIMVNISDIDCKEGDEVIIFDGSHKASNVAESSGTISYEIITAISQRVKRIIISD, from the coding sequence ATGCCGAAAGCGAATGAAACTGTTCTGGAAATTGATTTAGGTGCGCTAACACATAATTTCAATTACATAAAATCTAAATTACAGCCCAACACTAAATTCTTGGCGGTTGTTAAAGCGTTTGCCTACGGAAGCGATTCTATCGTTGTAGCCAAACACCTAGAAAAATTAAATGTTGATTATTTAGCAGTAGCCTATGCAAAGGAAGGTGTTTTACTAAGAGATGCAGGTATTACAACACCTATATTGGTCCTGCACCCACAGCCAATTAATTTTAAAACAATCATAGAACGCTGTTTAGAGCCCAGTATATATAGTATAAGAATTTTAGATGAATTTATTAGAACCGCTGAAAACCAATCTCAAAAAGACTATCCCATTCATATTAAGTTTAACACAGGCTTAAACCGCCTTGGTTTCTGCAAGAATGACGTGGATTATATAGTTTCAGAACTAAACAGAACTACCTCCATAAAAGTAAAATCCCTTTTTTCGCATTTAGCAGCTAGTGAAGATAAAAATGAAACTGACTTCACTAATCATCAAATAACGTTGTTTAAGTCTATAGCAGAAGATTTTAAGTCTAAATTAAATTATAGTCCTTTGTTGCATTTATGTAATACTTCTGGCATTATAAACTATCCCAAAGGACAACTAGACATGGTACGAAGCGGCATAGGACTCTACGGCTTCGGAAACTCGGCAACTGAAGATGCTCAGCTAAGGCCAATCGCAAACTTAAAATCTGTGATTTCGCAAATTCATAAAATTGAAAAAGACGAAACCGTAGGATACAACAGAGCTTATAAAGCCAAAAGTGTTCAGACAACGGCAACAATACCCATTGGCCATGCTGATGGTATTACAAGAGTTTATGGTAAAGAGAAGGGGTTTGTGTTTATCAATGGAAAAAAAGCCCCAATTATTGGTAATGTATGCATGGACATGATCATGGTTAATATTTCAGATATTGACTGCAAAGAAGGAGATGAGGTCATCATCTTTGATGGCTCTCACAAAGCCTCTAATGTTGCAGAGTCTTCAGGCACAATTTCTTACGAAATAATTACGGCAATTTCACAACGTGTAAAAAGAATTATCATCTCTGACTAG
- a CDS encoding prolyl oligopeptidase family serine peptidase, with translation MKKLLLITTLLSIFVCLKLNAQQLIQPKLQYPETKKIDHVDTYFGQDVQDPYRWLEDDRSDETEAWVKSQNQTTFGYLDNIPYREELKERLTKLWNYEKIGSPFKEGDYTYFYKNDGLQNQYVIYRYKNNADPETAEVFLDPNTFKEDGTISLGGLSFSKDGKTLAYSISEGGSDWRKILIMNAETKEIVEDTLVDIKFSGMSWYKNEGFYYSSYDKPKGSELSAKTDQHKVYYHKLGTKQSEDQLIYGGTPEEKHRYIYGGVTEDDRYLIITPRVSTSGNKLYIKDLTKPNAPFVEILGHTDSDSNIIENVGSKLYIMTNLNAPNQKVVTVDASDPKPENWEDFIPETENVLSPSTGGGYFFAEYMVDAVSKVLQYDYDGKLVREVKLPGVGSAGGFGAKKEDKELYYSFTNYVTPGSIYKYNIEGGTSELYRKPNIDFNPENYESKQVFYTSKDGTKVPMIITHKKGLELDGKNPTILYGYGGFNISLTPSFSITNAVWMEQGGIYAVANLRGGGEYGKKWHNAGTQMKKQNVFDDFIAAAEYLISEKYTSSDYLAIRGGSNGGLLVGATMTQRPDLMKVTLPAVGVLDMLRYHTFTAGAGWAYDYGTAEDSKEMFDYLKGYSPVHNVKEGVEYPATLITTGDHDDRVVPAHSFKFAAELQSKQTGGNPTLIRIETDAGHGAGTPVNKTIEQYADIFGFTFYNMGFNVLPNKTKEKVKG, from the coding sequence ATGAAAAAATTACTACTAATTACTACATTACTAAGTATTTTTGTTTGTTTAAAATTAAACGCTCAACAATTGATTCAACCAAAACTTCAATACCCAGAAACAAAAAAGATAGATCATGTTGACACCTATTTTGGCCAAGACGTACAAGACCCTTATCGCTGGTTAGAAGATGACAGAAGCGATGAAACCGAAGCCTGGGTAAAATCTCAAAACCAAACCACTTTTGGCTATCTAGACAATATTCCCTACCGAGAAGAATTAAAAGAGCGCCTCACCAAACTATGGAATTATGAAAAAATTGGCTCTCCGTTTAAAGAAGGTGATTACACCTATTTCTACAAGAATGATGGGTTACAAAACCAGTACGTCATCTACAGATATAAAAATAATGCCGACCCAGAGACTGCAGAGGTCTTTTTAGATCCAAACACCTTTAAAGAAGATGGAACAATTTCATTAGGTGGCCTTAGTTTTTCCAAGGATGGCAAAACATTAGCATATTCAATTTCTGAAGGCGGTAGTGATTGGAGGAAAATTCTAATAATGAATGCTGAAACCAAGGAAATCGTTGAAGACACCTTAGTCGATATTAAATTTAGTGGTATGTCTTGGTACAAAAACGAAGGCTTCTATTACTCAAGCTATGACAAACCAAAAGGGAGTGAGCTTTCTGCAAAAACAGACCAACACAAAGTCTATTATCATAAGCTAGGTACTAAACAGTCTGAAGATCAATTGATATATGGTGGTACTCCAGAAGAAAAGCATCGCTATATTTATGGTGGTGTAACAGAAGATGACCGCTATCTCATCATCACACCTAGAGTCTCTACCTCAGGAAATAAGCTTTATATAAAAGACCTTACCAAACCAAACGCTCCTTTCGTTGAAATTTTAGGACATACTGACTCAGACTCAAATATCATAGAAAATGTAGGCTCCAAGCTCTATATTATGACAAACCTTAATGCTCCTAATCAAAAAGTTGTTACTGTAGATGCATCAGACCCAAAACCAGAAAATTGGGAAGATTTCATTCCAGAAACCGAAAATGTACTTAGCCCTTCTACAGGAGGCGGTTATTTCTTCGCAGAATATATGGTAGATGCTGTTTCTAAAGTTTTGCAGTATGATTACGATGGTAAACTTGTAAGAGAAGTAAAGCTACCTGGCGTTGGGAGTGCTGGTGGGTTTGGTGCTAAAAAAGAAGACAAAGAATTGTATTATTCTTTTACAAACTATGTTACTCCTGGCAGTATTTACAAATATAATATTGAGGGAGGAACATCTGAATTATACCGTAAACCAAACATAGACTTTAATCCTGAAAATTACGAAAGTAAACAAGTGTTTTATACCTCTAAGGATGGCACAAAAGTTCCTATGATAATAACGCACAAAAAAGGTTTAGAGCTCGATGGTAAAAACCCAACTATATTATACGGTTATGGTGGTTTCAATATCTCTCTTACACCGAGTTTTAGTATTACAAATGCCGTATGGATGGAACAAGGTGGAATATATGCTGTAGCTAATTTGCGTGGTGGTGGAGAGTATGGAAAAAAATGGCATAATGCAGGTACTCAAATGAAAAAACAGAATGTTTTTGATGACTTTATTGCTGCAGCGGAATATTTAATTTCAGAAAAATATACCTCATCAGATTATTTAGCTATTAGAGGCGGATCAAACGGAGGCTTACTAGTTGGCGCAACAATGACGCAAAGACCAGATTTAATGAAAGTTACATTGCCTGCTGTTGGTGTTTTAGATATGTTACGATACCACACTTTTACTGCAGGTGCAGGTTGGGCATACGATTATGGTACTGCAGAGGATAGTAAAGAAATGTTTGATTACTTAAAGGGTTATTCTCCTGTGCACAATGTAAAAGAAGGTGTTGAATATCCAGCAACATTAATTACAACAGGAGATCATGATGATAGGGTGGTTCCTGCACACAGTTTTAAATTCGCGGCTGAATTGCAAAGTAAACAAACTGGCGGTAACCCAACTTTAATAAGAATAGAAACTGACGCAGGTCATGGTGCTGGCACTCCTGTAAATAAAACCATTGAACAATACGCTGATATTTTTGGGTTTACGTTTTATAACATGGGCTTTAATGTTCTACCTAATAAAACAAAAGAAAAAGTAAAAGGTTAA
- a CDS encoding Ig-like domain-containing protein — MKKKYIFRLFFLIILSLSSCSESDNNITPISIETNPDEAFLAQNSSVEIFIFNNDSNIPQSGTLSITQPSLGSAVINDNNTSDNVNDDFIVYTANSNTIGEDSIQYTICDAPENCSTESISISISSLSVVNMFEGDTPHETLSSYNFFEGDLNNLSPTYGVFPYDLITPLFSDYAKKKRFIWMPNGVMANYINDYTPLDFPVGSVIIKNFFYNNVQPDNSTKIIETRLMYKKESGWDFANYVWNAEQTEAFFTNSGSIVNLSWLEGENIKTTDYRIPSRAECFTCHNQLDDPTPIGLKPQNLNKDYEYSDGTANQLRKLVEFGYLNSEVPDDINSSVAWDDDSHPLETRVRSYLDINCAHCHSDDGHCNYRPMRFAFHLTENLANLGVCVEPETQFIPNSYIVKPNDTDLSILYYRISTTDESFRMPLLGRTTNHEEGINLVEEWINSLNNCE; from the coding sequence ATGAAAAAGAAATATATTTTTAGATTGTTTTTTTTAATCATCTTGTCGCTCTCGTCTTGTAGCGAATCAGATAATAACATAACACCTATATCTATTGAAACCAATCCTGATGAAGCTTTTTTAGCTCAAAACTCTAGTGTTGAGATATTTATATTCAATAACGATTCTAATATACCTCAATCAGGTACATTATCGATAACGCAACCGTCATTAGGTTCTGCAGTCATTAATGATAATAATACATCAGATAATGTTAATGATGATTTCATAGTTTACACTGCAAACTCAAACACTATTGGTGAAGATTCAATACAATACACTATATGTGATGCCCCTGAAAATTGTTCAACAGAGAGTATCTCTATATCAATTTCATCATTATCTGTTGTAAATATGTTTGAAGGTGATACTCCGCATGAAACATTGTCATCTTACAACTTCTTTGAAGGTGATTTAAATAACCTTAGCCCTACTTACGGTGTTTTTCCATATGATCTCATAACACCTCTGTTTTCAGATTACGCCAAGAAAAAACGCTTCATTTGGATGCCTAATGGTGTTATGGCTAATTATATTAATGATTATACTCCTTTAGATTTTCCTGTAGGAAGTGTCATTATAAAAAATTTCTTTTACAACAATGTACAACCCGATAATTCGACAAAAATTATTGAGACAAGACTCATGTATAAAAAGGAAAGCGGATGGGATTTTGCAAATTATGTTTGGAATGCAGAACAAACAGAGGCTTTTTTCACAAACTCTGGCAGTATTGTTAATCTAAGCTGGCTAGAGGGAGAAAATATTAAGACAACAGATTACCGAATTCCTTCTAGAGCTGAGTGTTTTACGTGCCATAATCAGCTAGATGACCCAACACCTATAGGCCTAAAACCTCAAAATTTAAATAAGGATTATGAATATAGTGATGGTACTGCCAACCAACTACGTAAACTGGTAGAATTTGGATATCTAAACTCTGAAGTTCCAGATGACATAAATTCATCAGTCGCTTGGGACGATGATTCTCATCCGCTTGAAACTAGAGTGCGCTCTTATTTAGATATTAATTGTGCACATTGCCACTCAGATGACGGTCATTGTAATTATAGACCTATGAGGTTTGCATTTCATTTAACTGAAAACCTAGCAAATTTAGGAGTCTGTGTAGAGCCTGAAACCCAATTCATTCCAAATTCATATATTGTAAAGCCCAATGACACCGATCTTTCCATACTTTATTACAGAATAAGTACTACAGATGAATCATTTAGAATGCCCTTGTTAGGAAGAACAACTAATCACGAAGAAGGCATAAATCTTGTAGAAGAATGGATAAACTCCTTAAATAATTGTGAATAA
- a CDS encoding aspartate-semialdehyde dehydrogenase, whose amino-acid sequence MKVAVVGATGLVGSVMLSVLKERHFPIDELLLVASDRSVGKTLKFKGKQHKVISISEAVKKRPNIALFSAGGNTSLEWAPKFAEAGTTVIDNSSAWRMDLTKKLVVPEINASQLTKDDKIIANPNCSTIQMVMALAPLHYKYKIKRIVVSTYQSVSGTGIKAVEQLENEIAGKKGDMAYHYPIHKNAIPHCDIFEENGYTKEEMKLVRETQKILDDKSIAVTATAVRIPTAGGHSEAINVEFENDFDLTEVRQILDNTQGVTVQDNLDVNVYPMPMYANGKDDVFVGRIRRDGSQPNTLNLWVVSDNLRKGAATNTIQIAEYLVKNNLV is encoded by the coding sequence ATGAAAGTAGCTGTAGTAGGTGCAACCGGCTTAGTAGGCAGTGTTATGTTAAGCGTTCTTAAAGAACGTCATTTCCCAATTGATGAATTGCTATTAGTAGCATCAGATCGTTCGGTTGGTAAAACACTAAAATTTAAAGGAAAACAACATAAGGTTATAAGTATTTCTGAAGCTGTTAAAAAACGTCCGAATATAGCTCTATTCTCAGCTGGTGGAAATACATCTTTAGAATGGGCACCCAAATTTGCAGAAGCAGGTACTACTGTTATTGATAATTCTTCTGCATGGAGAATGGACTTAACTAAAAAACTTGTGGTGCCAGAAATTAATGCAAGCCAATTAACCAAAGACGATAAAATTATTGCAAATCCCAATTGCTCAACCATACAAATGGTCATGGCTTTAGCTCCACTTCATTATAAATATAAAATAAAGCGTATTGTTGTATCTACATACCAATCGGTTTCAGGTACTGGAATAAAAGCTGTAGAACAGTTAGAAAACGAAATAGCTGGCAAAAAAGGTGATATGGCTTATCACTACCCTATTCATAAAAATGCTATACCTCATTGTGATATTTTTGAAGAAAACGGATACACAAAAGAAGAAATGAAACTGGTAAGGGAAACTCAAAAAATTCTAGACGACAAAAGCATTGCCGTAACCGCAACAGCAGTAAGGATACCAACAGCAGGTGGACACAGTGAAGCCATAAATGTTGAATTTGAAAACGATTTTGACTTAACCGAAGTAAGGCAAATATTAGATAATACCCAAGGCGTTACAGTACAAGATAATCTAGACGTTAATGTCTATCCAATGCCCATGTATGCCAACGGAAAAGATGATGTGTTTGTCGGAAGAATACGTAGAGATGGCTCTCAGCCCAACACACTAAATCTTTGGGTAGTGAGCGACAATCTTAGAAAAGGGGCTGCTACAAATACTATTCAAATTGCAGAATACCTCGTTAAAAATAATTTGGTTTAA
- the mscL gene encoding large-conductance mechanosensitive channel protein MscL has protein sequence MLKEFKEFAMKGNLVDIAVGFVMGAAFNKVVASFTGGIVSPLIGLIFDSDFKALRHKLKDGELNDAGEMVGEVWLEYGTFLTNVIDFIIVAFVMYMVVKGVNKMKKKEEPAPEAPAGPSEIDLLMEIRDSLKK, from the coding sequence ATGTTAAAAGAATTTAAAGAATTTGCAATGAAGGGCAACCTTGTAGATATTGCAGTCGGTTTTGTAATGGGTGCTGCATTTAACAAAGTTGTAGCATCATTTACAGGCGGAATTGTATCACCTCTAATTGGTTTGATATTTGATTCTGATTTTAAAGCATTAAGACACAAATTAAAAGATGGGGAATTAAACGACGCAGGCGAAATGGTAGGAGAAGTTTGGTTAGAGTACGGTACATTTTTAACAAACGTTATTGATTTTATAATCGTTGCATTTGTAATGTATATGGTTGTAAAAGGAGTTAACAAAATGAAAAAGAAAGAAGAACCAGCACCAGAAGCACCTGCTGGTCCGTCTGAAATTGATTTACTAATGGAAATTAGAGATTCTTTAAAAAAGTAG
- a CDS encoding FG-GAP-like repeat-containing protein yields MKKITLLLIAVLIFSSGAAQVLNESANWPNSNWSLSGSYTATGLLSDPTTTGSTFTFDDDAAGSSSDDTIQATSPVIDLTAASSAGENWIIISGDYVYRPLGNDVLSIEAYDADTATWYTLWTFTGNSTGSDYETCSNTEPYTTGVLDITGFTATQLSGFRYRINYDDQNGWQWGWCLTSPTIASLDPSSSCLDPINLNVVNITETTADLTWTEIGVATAWNIEWGPVGFTPGTGNVITTSSNPFTLTGLLANTDYEFYIQSDCGGSNNVSNFVGPIGFGTASPSGAACASATNMTVVGDCSSATPTTFNFSSAIDIDASNENPTCDAVGNYGFFVSFTAPAIGSVVFNFSGDADSIGLEVYDACGGASVSVCNNNGFNTGDSSGLIGGLTPGATYYAVIWRDQQSGSADVCIEEGSSCPEPSSLNATSISLDSAILSWTENGIANTWNIEWGAAGFTLGSGNVINNLTSTNYNLNGLSSSTSYDFYVQSNCTGETSGFSGPYTFTTQAPSRINFSQQPISVSGSDLAVVDMNGDFLDDIVGVTSTNINIQQQNTDGSFTNINITTPNADYLPTWSMAAADFDANGKTDLLYGASSGVTFMQASNDGTSFTEQSTTQYVFSQRSNFVDINNDGNLDAFVCHDVEPNVYFINDGSGNLTFYQSDVTPGAPYSLGNYPSGGDYGSIWIDYNNDRNIDLFVAKCGGSVERRTNIMVTNNGDGTFTENAALLGLADPMQTWSSAWGDFDNDGDMDVFVGASSGTHKLMENSGFSDDGNPNNDFVFTDVTDTAGIIAPTGWESSVHDIDNDGYLDIISNGSIMYGKGDMTFEDADNQQIDYKNGAFGDLNNDGFIDAYYNGVRYYNQGNSNNWVKINTVGMAHVTANYSNRNGIGARVELVTPSGTQIRDVRSGEGFEFMSSLNVHFGLGTETSITEIRVYWPSGVVDVFENLSVNTTHILVEGSAPLSVEDQTFADVSIYPNPVEDVLKIKTSAVLTEKIATIFDVSGKRVFNQMITNNTLNVSNLQGGIYFLRIESNGRSIRRKFIKK; encoded by the coding sequence ATGAAAAAAATTACTCTCTTACTCATTGCTGTTCTTATATTTAGCTCAGGGGCAGCGCAGGTCTTAAATGAAAGCGCTAATTGGCCTAATAGTAACTGGTCTTTGTCAGGAAGCTACACCGCCACTGGGCTTCTGTCTGACCCAACAACTACAGGATCAACCTTTACCTTTGATGATGACGCTGCAGGATCAAGCTCTGATGACACAATTCAAGCAACATCACCTGTAATTGATCTCACTGCAGCAAGTTCTGCTGGTGAAAATTGGATTATTATAAGCGGTGATTACGTATATAGACCATTAGGAAACGATGTATTGTCAATAGAGGCTTATGATGCAGACACAGCAACATGGTACACATTGTGGACATTTACTGGTAATTCTACTGGTTCTGATTATGAAACATGTTCTAATACAGAACCTTACACAACAGGAGTTCTCGATATAACAGGATTTACTGCTACGCAATTATCAGGTTTTAGATATCGTATTAATTATGATGATCAAAATGGTTGGCAATGGGGCTGGTGCTTAACATCTCCAACAATTGCGTCTCTAGACCCTTCTAGTTCTTGCCTAGACCCTATTAACCTTAATGTTGTTAACATTACTGAAACCACTGCAGACTTAACTTGGACTGAAATCGGTGTTGCAACAGCATGGAATATTGAATGGGGTCCGGTTGGATTTACACCTGGAACGGGAAATGTTATTACAACCTCATCAAATCCCTTTACTTTAACGGGTTTATTAGCAAACACAGATTATGAATTCTACATTCAGTCTGATTGTGGTGGATCTAACAATGTGTCAAATTTTGTTGGGCCAATAGGTTTTGGAACAGCCTCACCATCTGGTGCAGCTTGCGCTTCTGCAACTAACATGACCGTTGTTGGAGACTGTAGCTCAGCAACACCAACAACTTTCAACTTTAGTTCAGCAATTGACATAGATGCTTCCAACGAAAATCCAACTTGTGATGCTGTTGGAAACTATGGCTTTTTTGTAAGCTTTACAGCGCCTGCTATTGGCTCTGTTGTTTTTAATTTTAGTGGTGATGCGGACAGTATAGGTTTAGAGGTATATGATGCATGTGGAGGTGCTTCTGTATCTGTATGCAATAATAATGGATTTAATACAGGAGACTCCTCTGGTCTTATTGGCGGCTTAACTCCTGGTGCTACTTATTATGCCGTTATTTGGAGAGATCAGCAAAGTGGATCAGCCGATGTTTGCATAGAAGAGGGTTCGAGTTGCCCCGAACCTAGCAGTCTAAACGCAACTTCAATATCTTTAGATTCAGCTATTTTGAGTTGGACAGAAAATGGTATTGCAAACACATGGAATATTGAATGGGGAGCTGCAGGTTTTACACTAGGCTCAGGAAACGTTATCAACAACCTTACTTCTACAAACTATAATTTAAACGGATTATCCTCCAGCACTAGCTATGATTTCTATGTTCAATCTAATTGTACAGGGGAAACATCTGGTTTCTCTGGTCCTTATACGTTTACGACACAAGCTCCTTCAAGAATTAATTTCTCTCAGCAACCTATAAGTGTTAGTGGATCTGACTTAGCGGTAGTAGACATGAATGGTGACTTTTTAGATGATATTGTTGGTGTTACCTCAACAAATATTAACATACAACAACAAAATACAGATGGGTCTTTTACAAATATTAATATAACTACACCAAACGCCGACTATTTACCAACATGGAGTATGGCTGCAGCAGATTTTGACGCTAATGGAAAAACAGACTTGCTTTATGGTGCTAGTAGTGGTGTTACGTTTATGCAAGCAAGTAATGACGGTACAAGTTTTACAGAGCAATCCACAACGCAGTACGTATTCTCCCAGCGCTCAAATTTTGTTGACATAAATAATGATGGTAATCTTGATGCCTTTGTTTGTCACGACGTAGAGCCAAACGTGTATTTTATAAACGACGGTTCAGGAAACTTAACTTTTTATCAATCTGATGTGACGCCTGGCGCACCTTACTCTCTAGGTAATTATCCCTCTGGAGGTGATTATGGCTCTATCTGGATAGATTATAATAATGATAGAAATATTGATTTGTTTGTTGCCAAATGCGGTGGTTCTGTAGAAAGAAGAACAAATATTATGGTAACAAATAACGGTGACGGAACGTTTACTGAAAATGCAGCCCTTTTAGGTTTGGCAGACCCAATGCAAACTTGGTCTTCGGCTTGGGGAGATTTTGATAATGACGGTGATATGGATGTGTTTGTTGGCGCTAGTTCTGGTACTCATAAATTAATGGAAAATAGTGGATTCTCAGACGACGGAAATCCTAATAACGACTTCGTTTTTACTGATGTAACCGATACTGCAGGGATCATTGCGCCTACTGGATGGGAGAGTTCTGTGCACGACATTGACAACGATGGATATCTAGACATTATTAGTAATGGTTCTATAATGTACGGTAAAGGAGACATGACCTTTGAGGATGCTGACAATCAGCAAATAGACTATAAAAATGGTGCTTTTGGGGATTTAAACAATGACGGCTTTATAGACGCTTACTATAATGGTGTTAGATATTACAATCAGGGCAATAGTAATAACTGGGTTAAAATAAATACCGTTGGTATGGCGCATGTTACAGCCAATTATAGTAACAGAAATGGTATTGGCGCTCGTGTTGAATTGGTTACCCCTTCTGGAACTCAAATTAGAGATGTTAGAAGCGGTGAAGGCTTTGAATTTATGAGCTCATTAAACGTACACTTTGGTCTTGGTACAGAAACCTCAATTACAGAAATTAGAGTTTATTGGCCTTCTGGAGTGGTAGATGTTTTTGAAAACCTAAGCGTTAATACAACTCATATTCTTGTTGAAGGCTCAGCACCATTAAGTGTAGAGGATCAAACATTTGCTGATGTTTCTATTTATCCTAATCCTGTTGAAGATGTTTTAAAGATTAAGACCTCTGCTGTATTAACAGAAAAAATTGCAACTATTTTTGATGTTTCAGGGAAACGCGTCTTCAATCAGATGATAACAAACAATACGCTAAATGTTTCAAATCT